One window of Manihot esculenta cultivar AM560-2 chromosome 17, M.esculenta_v8, whole genome shotgun sequence genomic DNA carries:
- the LOC110604600 gene encoding uncharacterized protein LOC110604600 codes for MALYIDEEEVWKCPKHPSKRRRTGICHVCLRERLSSLCPDCANVRPCSCYSITTTSSSSSSFSFSRFSASDSFASGTGTVGRVSNLIDTEPSFRRSRSLAIPFLRAKPPVDPDCSVRRESPKPTSPFWSLFRSSNSNGNRSKRSDMERNFTIVEHEDAKKKKDEDERKRMMRKSRSMAVDVTSDSGVADVKSSKGKGWYFPSPIKAFKQSISRGIMVQERSPLYRN; via the coding sequence ATGGCGCTTTACATCGATGAGGAGGAGGTGTGGAAATGTCCAAAACACCCCTCGAAGCGACGCCGTACAGGAATCTGTCACGTGTGCCTCCGTGAGCGACTCTCCTCCCTCTGCCCGGACTGCGCTAACGTACGTCCCTGTTCTTGCTACTCAATCACCACAACTTCCTCGAGCTCGTCGTCTTTCTCCTTCTCTCGCTTCTCGGCCTCCGATTCCTTTGCCTCAGGAACCGGAACTGTCGGTCGCGTATCCAATCTGATAGACACGGAGCCTTCTTTCCGTCGGTCGAGGTCACTAGCAATTCCGTTTCTCCGTGCAAAACCGCCGGTTGATCCTGATTGCTCTGTCCGGAGAGAAAGCCCAAAGCCGACATCGCCGTTTTGGTCACTGTTCAGAAGTAGTAATAGTAACGGTAACCGGAGTAAGAGAAGCGATATGGAGAGGAACTTCACTATAGTAGAACATGAAGAtgcgaaaaagaagaaggatgagGATGAGAGGAAGAGGATGATGAGGAAATCGAGGTCTATGGCGGTTGATGTGACGTCAGATTCCGGTGTTGCTGACGTAAAATCATCCAAAGGGAAGGGCTGGTATTTCCCGAGTCCGATCAAGGCTTTCAAGCAATCGATATCAAGGGGAATAATGGTACAAGAAAGATCGCCTttgtatagaaattaa